CTTATTTTACGTAGGCAACTGTGataatgttttataatattttaaatcactTTTTATGTTCATAACATGTAGGATAAAAAGTCACGTTGGAAACCACGTTGATTTGATTGTGTCAAGCATGATAAAAATGTctcgtaagttagtcaaatatagtaatagacatgccgtgggaaataccaaacaacatgcaaagtttgtgatattatatactaatttcaaagttcgtgggaaataccaaattttataCAAAGTTTATGGTTTTAGGGACCAATTTCCCAAACTAAAATCCTACAATTAGGTGAAACTCATAGTATTAATCAAACAGTAATTTCTAtccttttatatataaaaaaattgattatttttttggtGATACGGACGTGCACATATATATTCATTAGAAAAGAGAGGTGTTTATTGCAATTATGGCATAAATTAACCCGGAGTGTCTACTTAACTTAATCAATGATGTTTAATTTGGACCTAAATCGATATTAGAAATATTAAATAACATAAATGAGCTCGACATTCAGTATTGATAGCATACGCATATGGTGTCTAATAAAATGTacatgatgaaatttgatggggtttggtgccccttgcacagcaaaagacttgtacaaaacaaataatcaGACGtatgatctatttgaccgattatggaattaatctttcccatgttaacacagaattgcacgCTACACTCTAATAATTCATGCTtcaagaatataaatcctaaacatgaatactatggtttagagttaccgatttgactctccaaagaatcgtcgattgcttgcgccttctccacgatgatcttcaatactagaccacggatcttctaactggttcccgaactgtatttcgatatcagggtggactgatcttatcaaaatactaggactcgaataaagaagatagAACTTTCTCatggaggagagctgaaaatctcacgggggagaaaattgaagaaaaaaacgTCCCTCACTCCTTTGGAGTTACATGATTTTTCATCACAATTAAAATCTTAATTCTGTCTTACTTATTCTCctttttatattaagttacatatagggcccagtcagagatctatggaaggttttggatatggactcccccaattagctttttactattaaattgaacccacaatttaatacaagcttatatttgaatattacgagcagtcactacagaagtaatattgcactcctcatccaaatccgaaattacaagtaatctgggcttccttttgtttaattgattatttctcgcgcttaagatagaaatgtccattaattaattaatgtctgttatgaacttaattaattaacatcttattaattccaatagtggacttagcaagaaacacttatttattattcatggaataattaaattctataccaatgtcatcttatttcagtaagacttagaaataatcagactgacattgcaacctttcacgataggtagtctaagcctatctgggttgtgagattcttctttttcttttgcaaagcattgcatagaatcgaccgtgttaccttaaagtggacgacacccacaaccggtctactaagcaaaagacttagactttgtttacttctaatgcattataaatgcataagcaaacacaatgtaataatatcattgattctattcgtgcgaaactgctcgaataatattgaatcgggttaaaagtggattgtagagttttttgtatataagcaagattctattcgcgcaaacttgctcgaaacatgcttcaGTATACCAAATCTAATTCATATATTATGTTTTTGAGAGGTGGAGTGGGAAATGTATTAGGAAAAGGATTAGGTGATCCTTTCTATccttacttaactcatttaacataattttttctTACTTAACTCATCTAACatgatttttcttaatctctatgTTGAAAAGAAACGTCTCGATTACTATTAACGGATGGAGTACATTATAACGTACATTATAACGCATGGGTTAACGAATTATATGTCGGATGGCTAATGACCCATTTCTTGGTTCTAACAAAATCAACCCTTGTTTTGAGTGgaccaatttttcattttgagttaaaattttcattttgatcTTTTGCATCGGATCAATTTTTGTGTTCAAATTATTAGGCAGATATGTGACTGAATTTAcacaatataatttaaatatttactcagacaaaaaaaaaaccaaaaagtACCAGGAGTACTTTATTTATGAAATTCTAAATCAggaaatgaatttttttaaaatctaatgAATTATTATCATGACTGCTTCAAAGCTCTCTCTCTCATCCTCTCACATCCCTACTATATGTTCTTCTTAAATTAATGCTATAGTGTATTCAATAAAAACCAACTCTATGCACGCTCTTTTCTTCCACCGCTTCTACCAAAATCAACCGAGTAAGAACTTCCTTTTTCCCTTCTTTTAATTATTCTTATtccatcattttttttcttcatagtGTTTGAAGAATCTTGTAGAACCAAAATCGGAAATTGCAAGtcatttgttttttaattaacgCTGAATTTTAGTGACGTGTTAGACAATTTTCGGTAGAATTAAAATTGTTTGTAAATGAGCATTTCAACTTGTAcgaatctttttttttcttttgtatgtGAAGAATGGGTAAAAATATGAATATCGCTTGCTTAGAGCAAGTCAAATACACTCTGCTGTTCCCAAAGGGGCATGTAATTATACTTGTATACTTTGTAAATATTGGAGTACTAATTATCATAATAATTactcattaattaaataattatttagtcTGTTTGGATGGAACTCCACCAGCATATGCCTACAATGAGGGATTTGGGGATGGATCTACAAACTGGCTCGTTTTCTTGGAGGTATTTAAATCTTTGTTTaattactaattttacattatgttttaattaattatgaagttTATGATATCTTCAGTTGATTTGAAATTCCTATTGTTCTCCCTTCTTGTTGTCCAAATTTGATGTGTAATGGAGATTCTGTGCATGTGTCCTCAAATTAATCTCTTCAAACTTAGGCGAATGAGGAATGCTCacaatttatctatttatttaattaaaattggttCAGACTAACACCCTCACATTCCGATCCGAGGTGGGAGGATCTATAATGCTGTAATGGAGCTGTTCGACAAAGGAATGAGGAAAGCTCAAAATGTACATATCAGTGCCTTAAATCTATTGCCAATTTATATTATTCATTAACATATATATTCATCATTTTGATTATTTGTAGGCTATCTTGACGGGAATGTCAGCAGGTGGATTGAGCACAATCCTACATTGTGATAGATTTCGAGCTCTGTTTCCAAATACTATAAGAGTGAAGTGTATATCAGATGGTGGCTTTTTATTTGCgggtaatttaaaattaaaactattttttttttacttatataCGGCAATACAGATAGATTACATGTTAAGTcacctaattaattttttaacagGGAAGGTGAATTGGCAAACCAATCAGGAAGGCATTTTGCTCAAGTGATTGCTGCAAATGTATCAttttaattagtaattaaatttaaatagtagttaaattttcatatagtgcaataaattaatttgtactgttttttttctttggcATAGGGACTTGGTGCATTATTGCCTAAATCATGCACGGGACCCCAGTTTGGTGAGATGATTATAGTTTATTTGAATCATTTTCctttagagcatcagcagtggcgcgccctatggcgcgccctatggcgcgccacgtcagcagttttatcctccttcatccccacctgcagtggggcgccataagccgcgccctatggcgcgccacatcatcattttattgttttgtttaattaatttaactgttttcaaataacacggtacgagtaaataaaaaacgcctAAATAACtaacggcgaagttttaataaaaaaaattacaccattcaactaaaaaaaatctaagtcgggccaattcccaacttcctacGCAACTCATCGAGTAATGCTCGGAGATactcggcttcgtcggggtaggtacacttcttgagggccctgtgtgtctgcaacatcgtccttgccatcgaagttgttgctaacgactcaaacgcggtggctgTCTGGGccgggagctctaccgggaccggagcttgggttgcagcggtcgacgatgaggttGCGGTCgacttccccttggccttcgcagccttgacgccgggaggacgtcgGTGTgtcggaactcccttcatccacgtacgtccggttgaggtcaaccgggtgagtgccgctgccgctgctcgtgtagtcacctgcttcggtgaccttcgtcctcttcggcgcaccagtgtgcagaattccacctagGAACTTCTGtttctccctcaagagcgcccagatggcctcgtgcttgaactcgccgaacatcgaccggtacgacaacatcgctttagAGCGCACGTCGTGcacgctctcgccgctcccctgtgaccgcgCGCACTTCTCAAACTCCGCcgagtacaagttcacttgcttcttgatttgatcccattgcttgcggagttgctcacgcttgcgcttgtacgcggtcggcggcttgaccgaattgtagaggtccgcgatgcgctcccagtacgcgatctgtctctggttgttggcgaatatcggatcttccgatatatccacccaacaccgggccaaagtgagagtttcgtcgtcgatgtagttcgtacggccaggggcgtactcatcgcagtcaccgggaggcggcaacttctgcgcccgctgccggttccgcttcgccttccccttggcagAAGCGGTCGCTGCGAGGGCGGGACCGGCCaatgcggttgggcggtgcggcgACGGCTCCatatcagacaacccatacgattccgtactgaaatcgggatcgtaatgggtattggtgtcgaacgaacgataatcgtcgggttctgtacccggtcaatgcgcctctccgctaaacgtaggaccattggggcttgaatccatttcgtagtaattatgtaaatgtaagtttcgaagatgaaatcgtgtgaaatgaaatgttacaaatgaaagctatttataaaaaaacgaaaacgCGTgacatcgtccgcggccttcacaatggggccgacgatgtcgcggacgatggccatcgtccgcggcgcccacaatggagcggacgatggccatcgtccgcggtttaagtcgcgcccgaagtctagggcgcgactatcgtccgcgccctatggcacaCACCcacaatgggtgcggacgatgaatggggcggacgatgcgcgccatcgggcgtgccatcgtccgcccattgcggatggccttatacTACACAAGATAACGACGATAATCACATTTTAATGACATTAAATTTAAGTGTCTCTTCGCCGAGTATTTGGTTGAAGATGTTGTCACTCCACTCTTTATGGTTGAATACATTCCAGGTGAGAAAAGAGGAATTTGTATTGTATACTGTGTACTGCAAAGTcgatgcatgtatcatattttTGTATGAAGTTGTTGCTATTATTTCTATTATTATCATTCTTGACGTACTTTGCTTTAGGAATGTAAGACATGGTTCAACTAGGATATTCTGCCTTAAGCACCGAGTTTTAGGAATGAAAGAAACCTAAGCaccacttttttttaaaaaaaattccaattaAATAAAGAGAGACTATGATAAGAAAAACTTAGCTTAGGGAGAAGTTTTTCCACGCTGACCGTTAGCAGAGGCAACACCATCTCCTCTGTCCCGACGGTGCAAAAACCGTCGAATCCCGGTGGGATGCGATGACGGCGAGGTGGCGGTACTGCACCCCTGTGTTCCcgacgagagagagagaaagggatgGGCGGAGACGGAGGCGGCGGTTGTCCGGCAGTCGGCGGAATCttcgagaagaagaagagccGCTGCCTCGGCTCCCCAGTTTGGGAACTTCAGACCCGATTCTTGCAGAACGGCTGGCGGGAGAGGGAGGAGGACGCCGGCAGATCCGACGACCGGCGTGAGACCGTCGTGGGGGAGGGGGTGGCGTTGTCGCCGAGACGGAGAAGGGGATTCTATATTTCCAATTTAGGGATTTACGTTTGAGGGGTGGAGACCGATTTGGGGGAAATATGAATAATCATTGGGCCACTCCTTTTGGGCCTTtcccattttaatttaattaagagtTGGACGAACAATTAAAATATGGTATGAGTTGGGCCTGCTTCTTAAATTTTTGATTTGGGCCTCTTTGATTGACATTTTGGACTAAGAATCAATTAAGAGAAATGGGCTACcctttttatagaaaataattatGGAGTTTGGACTAATATTATCCTTTTTATGGGCTAAGTGAATAAGTTAAATGGACTAGTTGCTAATTTAAATTATGGACTCTCTTAAGTTGCTCGACCGAATGATCAATGATAAGAAATGGTGCGAAATTTAATTCCGCAATGAGAAATTTAATTATGGCCACATTCCCGGCTCATATAGATATGGTAtttatgtttatgtgattgcgcaatcaagTTTATAAAATTAAAGGAATTTAGTGACTTGGgccttttttaaataaaaaccccgtgttcactcaactGTGGCTGACAAACTAAATAAAACTTATTTTTGGCACTAtgctcactgagtatatcaaatactgagccctgcatgtttcttttctaacgcgcaggttgagcgtggacgagGAGGCGAAGGTGTTGGGGAAATGATTATTAATAAGTAGTTAGGTAGCCCAAAGCAGTATGTCTCCATATATTTTGTCTTGGACTTTTCCACTGCAAATAGAACTATGTTCTAGAAACTTATGAATTTAGTCTTGACACTCTGATTCTCTTTTGACTATGTACCCATTGGCCTTCGAAACTATTATTTTGAGCTGCTTGTTCACTTATGTTTACTCCATGAATTATGAGTTTATGTTTAGTCGCATAATAGCTACTCACTAgtactagggagttgtggtcgtgacaaagtggtatcagagcaccgttctttcgctctggacccaagaaccttccttCAAGCCTTAGTCTAGAATAATAGTCCTAGACTAGAATACGAATAAAATGTTAAGTTTAAAGGAACCCAACACCTCGACTCGTCACGTTGAACCGCTGCAAAGGAGGTAATTAGTAATTACTAATTACCTATGTTTCAagaaaatttcaaggaaaatAGTTCTTAGTCATGCAAAGACTCGGTCCCTTTTTCTTTTAAAGAAAATTCATGTTATGAATCtttatgagaaagaaaatgtgtttttatgaatttttacGAGAAAATGATTAGCTATTTGTGAAAGAACTtgattaatgaaaaaaaatgatttcatTACGAATATATGTTGAAAATATTCAAGGTTTTCAAGGAAAAACATGTAAACTTCATTTCTCCCTACGGACGGTGACATTTCAAGTTTAATATGTAAAGCATGAGGATATCTTTGAGACAAATGCTAAAGAATTATGCATGTCAACCATCTTATACTCGACGCTCGAAGCAAGCGGTATCAAGTCCACTGCTGCAGACCATGCTGCGTCACACATCGGCAAGGCAAGTGGCCTCGCATTGCTTATCAAATCCTTGCCGTATCATGCCAGCCGGAACCGCCATTCCTCTTACATACCCGCTGAGAAACACGGGTTGCTGGTGAATCAGAGTGGACAGTCTGAAATCAGTATGGATTCTCGCGAGGAGGTGTGCAACTTTGTCTTTGAGATGGCATCTGTAGCGAATGCGCATATGCAGAAAGCTCGTGCGTTGGCTAAGACAGTGCCCCGTGAGGCTCATCCGGTGCTGCTTCCTGCTGTGCCCACGCAGGTGATCCTCGATTCTTTAAGCCGCGTGCAGTTTGATGTGTTTGATCCAAGACTGGCACAAGGTGTGTTGGGGGTTTCTCCTTTGTGGTATCAGTTGAAACTCAAGTGGTTTTCATTGAGAGGGAAATACTGAGAGCTGTCCAGTTTTGTGAATTCGCCTAAATTAATTCAATCTTAACATGaataattgtggaattttttaTGACTATACCAAGAGCGGTTTTCTTTTTGTTGGACATGATCAAGATATTATCAATAAGCCACATTGTATCATTTGCAGTTTAATAACAAACTACTCCTCCATGATAAAGTTGCATGTATACACAGAGAGAGCACAAATGGAATTGTTTGGTGTATGTTTTCCCATTTTATTAATGTTAAAAGATGTTGATGTTTTTGTTAGTTAGGTCTTGAAAAGAAAGATGACAGTAATTGGAGTTTGGCAGAGAAATGAGCTGTATTATACCCCAAAACACATTTACTCCAATGGAGTTTGGCAGAAAAATGTTTTAACACTTTAATGGCAAAACACAATTACTCCAAACCAATTACTGCATCTCCCCTCTCTCTCATTCTTACCCTTTCTTACCATTTCGTTTTCAATTAAGTGTATTTTCAATCATTGTATATTACCCTTTTTTATTATATCCATTCTCTAATTGCGATTTCTCGTAGATTGTTATACTTAGCAAAGTGCATTTGTAAATTTATATTATGAGTAATGATATGCTAAGTGCCTTATGTGGGCtccttatgtgagcaccactcTCGTTTGACACACGTTTAGTATTGTTCGTTCGATTTatctatttagtttgattctaatacattaaaatatgttattgtaatttttaatttcacaaaaaaatcataaaaatcaaagtttgatttattattttattcatttatttgaataaattatttgaatttacacaatataatttaaattcGTTGGTCATTTGCCATCCTACATAATTGCAATGATTAAGGAACAAAGTTTGAGTTCTCTTAATCTCGATGAATTATTAAAGATTGGTTTTTATGCATATATCGCCTTCAATGTACCAAACAAAATGCCAAATGTTGTGGGATCCTTAAgttgaaaatgaaagaaaacaacAAATACCACAAAAACCCAAGTAAACACCGCTCATGCcgtgggaaaataaataaatacatgaAAGGCAACTAATTAATCTTAAATTAAAATCTAAGTCTTCCATAAATGTATGTTATCTTTATTAAATAAACATGTAAATGGAGAAAgtgttatagtatattttagtaCTCCATAATTTTAGAGCAATTAGTTGGTAATGTCACTAAATTTAGCCGAATTATGGATATATTCATTAACGTAAATCTTGGTGGTTGGAATTCCTCCACTCCATGAAATCAATTCCTATGTGGCTTGCCTAATAATCTAGGTAGCCcgaaacaattttttttaatttttttttacaaattgttcatatttaaattataagTGTAAAACTATTAGTATTTCATTAATTACATGTGTGCATCGTTTATATGaagttattattataattaccAATTTAGAGTGAGTgtaatttatagaattaattacattaataataattttgagacattcttattaaataaaataaaataaattaattaatgctaACAAATGTTGCTGATCAGTTGTTTAGTAATTATTCACATCTTTGGTTTAAGCAATTGCATGTGCGAGACCAAAACAACAAATCTGCTTAGAGCAACACGTTGATTGACTTTTAATTTGTCTTTAGGTATATATAGTTTGGTAAAGAAATTTCTTCTTTTGACATTCGTATTTACATACGTTAACATCACTGTTTTTCAACAGTGCATGGGTATTTTTGTGTGTGTATAAACTATATTAACTCATTGCAACAATTATTCGTATGTGCTCGATCATCTAAAAATTATacccctccgtcccccaaatattgcagcaagaaatataaatatttatataaggtactttaaatttataagtatttgGCTTCAAATCAATTGATATATTTACCAAATCATGCTATTTTTCTTATCATATTTGGCTTCAAATCAattgatatatttatataatttacttttaatttataaaagcGACAATAAATTCTAAAAAGCAATTTTACACTCTAATTTAATGCATGAATTGTGACACAAGAAATAGGTCGCTTTGTCTCATCCTTTATCgtcaataaatatttataattttaacataaattaTCATGTGTACAGAATCCCAAGACCTCACACATAAATGATCATTAAATAAAAGTAGTcgaatatatttaaatttgcaTATATCCAATACTAATAAACCACCTCTTCCCTACTAGTTCCATTTATTAACCATTTCCCCAtcccctctctctctatatatatcaaatttcaagATCCACCCCAAATTCCAAACCTCCTCTCATGCActaatctctctctttttctttctcactcacacacacacacacacacacgcacaagcACTGAAAATGGCAAACGAGCTCGAGAAGAACTCTATGTACATAGAAAATGGTGAAGCAAGCAAGAATTTCGACGATGATGGCTGTTCACGAAGAACAGGTAGAGTGGTTAATGTCTGGGCTCTAAAATATTCAAATCTAGCGTCACACGACATTTAaatttctattaatttaatttattaataaataaaataaaatgctatttaatttatgaatgaaaaataaaaatagggaCGGTGGTGACGGCAAGCGCGCACATAATAACGGCGGTGATAGGGTCGGGGGTGCTGTCGTTGGCGTGGGCGATAGCGCAGCTGGGATGGGTGGCCGGGCCGGCCGTGCTGATGGCGTTCTCATTCATCACTTACTTGACCTCCACCTTCCTCGCCGACTCGTATCGCCACGACGCCCGCCGCAACTACACCTACATGGACGTCGTCCGTTCTCACTTAGgtatttttccatttcaatttcTTACTTCTTTTTCTCATCTTACCAATAAATCTTGGTAGtaataaatatgattaatagctaaattacaaaaaattcatcaaattctggacaattattttattaaatgatagaattataaaattttgcTGCGCACATTTTTTGTGATTAAAATGACATCATTGTAGTCAAATAATTAAGTCCTCTTTGTTATCTAAGTATGTGtctgattttacttttactagttctcactaaataaaaataatacatactATATAAATAAGATGTGCATTTCACTAATTATTTTTCCTTTACTTTTCATAacacttattttaattttaaaaatggaaTAATTAATAGCGGAGGAAAGGAGTATTATGGTTTTAAATATATGACTGACTaaacattgatcaatttttttttatttaaataactaattagtattttaattatacatGTGTATAGGTGGTTACAAAGTTCAGCTATGTGGACTGGCTCAGTATGGTAATCTTGTTGGGGTCACCATTGGATACACAATTACTGCTTCCATTAGTATGGTGTGAGTAGTATATTTCGTGTACATTAATTAGCTTTGATGATTGAATTAGTTAACTATATGCATGTTTCATGTTTGTTAATTAGGGCTGTAAAAAGGTCAAATTGTTTCCATAAGGAAGGACATAATGCAGAATGCTCAGTATCAAACTACCCATTCATGGCTATATTTGCTGGAATTCAGCTGATTTTGAGCCAAATACCCAATTTCCATGAGCTTTCCTGGCTATCTATTGTTGCCGCCGTCATGTCCTTCGCTTACTCCTCCATCGGCCTCGCCCTCTCCATTGCCAAGCTTGCAGGTTCtctctccctttctctctcaCGAGCACGTACATTCacaaagtttggtcaaattatgCCGGTCTCACAAGGTTCGATAATAGAATATTAGTCACGAGCACGTACATTCacaaagtttggtcaaattatgCCGGTCTCACGAGGTTCGATAATAGAATATTAGTCAATCACAATGTGTCaaattttgtcaattttgtCATTTGTATATAACAATTTCTTTTGCTGACAGTCAAAACAACGTTGCttcattaaaagaaaaatatacttatttatAATGAAATGGGTTCGTTTAGAAAACCACAAAAGACACCGTTTTATGCATATATATGAGATAATTGCCGAAATAAAACTTCATGAtctgatattttattttcaaaccgTACGTGATTTATCAGAATTTGACTAAACTAAAGTATCAATCAAGTTACACTATTATGTCGAATTCACAATTGCTGATTGGTGAATTCGCGACCGAAAGGTTGTGAGAATCAACATCTCTATGTCAATATCTTATGCATTATGAAAATTATAtcgttttcaaattttatttgattgaaattaattattttaaaaattgaaaaataggtggtggaGGGCATGTGGAGACAAGCCTAACAGGGACAATAGTAGGAGTGGACACAAGTGGCTCAGAAAAGGTGTGGAATAGCTTCCAAGCCATTGGAGACATAGCTTTCGCCTATGCTTATTCAACTGTCCTAATTGAAATCCAGGCAtgtcttttttttcttccattATCATTTTAATCCAATTTAATTACGCAACTATATAGTCCATGATTAGTGTTGGAATTGATAGATTAGATCAGATTAAACTTTATGAATGCCATTAAGTTGAGTTGATAGCTTTTTTTTTTGGGTAAAATTAATACCCAGTCTCTTCACTTTTAAACAATTTTGGGATTGATGGCATTCAGTTTAATGGATTAGACATAATTAACTCTCACAAATGTTATTCAACTGAAAGGATATTTAATCTTGAGAAAATGTCATATATGATTAATCTTGGTTTTTTCCtaataaaataatctcatatcAGTTTAATCTTGAACAATTTTGAGATGAGTATGAGTTCGATTTGATGGAATAGATCAAATTGAATCTTATAAGTGTTACTCCATTCGTCTCACTTTAGAAGTCCTATCTGAGTTCTGCATGGGTTTTAAGAAtggaaaaaatagtgaaatgtgagtcctatatttattatttttataatgaaatgtgggtgaaaaaaagtttaatggaatgtgagacctattatTCTTTATGTAATATTCCAATCGAGACTTCGAAATTAGGACACTTAAAAAATGGTGAACTGGAACTGCTAAAatgggacggatagagtatttaATTAGGTGGATATGCTTCTATACTTAATTCATAGATTATGTTACATATAATTATTCTTAGTTTTTTCGTGATAAAATTAACTAATCTCGAATCAGTTTAATCTCGTAGTATTATTTTGGGTAATCGAATACCGACAAAGACAAGGATATGATAGGTGTAGCAATCCAACATAATTTCATGTGCTTTTGCCTAAGCTGTGGCTgtccacatatttttaattaatttccacaGGATTATGAGTCAAAAATATTCAACACAATCGGCCCATGATTGAATCTTGTGTGACTCatgttttcttctttctttaacTTCTCTTTTTGTTTGTGAGTCATACATTTGATACGTGACACGTGGCTCCTTATTGAGATTAGTCTATTTCTCGGTATATGTATAGctaatctaattattttattaaaataaaatcaaacatatgAAGAAGTAtagttaaaaaatattataaagtgAAACATGGAGTACAAAATAAGGGACAGAGAAGAGGGACACGAGTCATG
This sequence is a window from Salvia splendens isolate huo1 chromosome 14, SspV2, whole genome shotgun sequence. Protein-coding genes within it:
- the LOC121764950 gene encoding NADH dehydrogenase (ubiquinone) complex I, assembly factor 6-like, with translation MSTILYSTLEASGIKSTAADHAASHIGKASGLALLIKSLPYHASRNRHSSYIPAEKHGLLVNQSGQSEISMDSREEVCNFVFEMASVANAHMQKARALAKTVPREAHPVLLPAVPTQVILDSLSRVQFDVFDPRLAQGVLGVSPLWYQLKLKWFSLRGKY
- the LOC121764870 gene encoding amino acid permease 6-like: MANELEKNSMYIENGEASKNFDDDGCSRRTGTVVTASAHIITAVIGSGVLSLAWAIAQLGWVAGPAVLMAFSFITYLTSTFLADSYRHDARRNYTYMDVVRSHLGGYKVQLCGLAQYGNLVGVTIGYTITASISMVAVKRSNCFHKEGHNAECSVSNYPFMAIFAGIQLILSQIPNFHELSWLSIVAAVMSFAYSSIGLALSIAKLAGGGGHVETSLTGTIVGVDTSGSEKVWNSFQAIGDIAFAYAYSTVLIEIQDTLKSPPPENVVMKKASLIGVATTTLFYVLCGCLGYAAFGNNAPGNFLTGFGFYEPFWLIDFANVCIAVHLIGAYQVFAQPLFGFVESRCRQKWPESKTITKEYAVRVPLCGVTNFNVFRLVWRSVYVIVTAVIAMIFPFFNHFLGLIGAASFYPLTVYFPIEMHIAQAKLPKYSSRWVWLKILSWACLIVSLVAAAGSVRGLADDVKTYKPFQSQAHE